From one Stieleria sp. JC731 genomic stretch:
- the rimK gene encoding 30S ribosomal protein S6--L-glutamate ligase, giving the protein MKLGILSCSPRCYSTRRLREAGEQRGHKIKILDTLKFAIDLDRGAPDLYFRRKHLSEYDAILPRIGASITYYGTAVVRQFEQMNVFSTNSSSGIVNSRDKLRSLQILSRHQIGIPRTTFVRDKRDVLPAIERVGGAPVIIKLLEGTQGIGVLLAETIKSAEAIVELLQSQNQNVLIQKFVAESKGRDIRAFVVGDQVVAAMRRVAQGQEFRSNVHRGGKTEMVELTDEQRDTALRAAQIMGLRVAGVDMLEGHEGPQIMEINSSPGLEGIERCTQLDVAGAIIDHIAAHVDFPEMDLRQRLTVSRGWGVTEIHIPEGADMVGKTIGDSGLIDKNVNILTLYRDATVVPNPREDRVLAAGDRLLCFGKLETMRHLVPKKVRRQRRPPVQDLPELPVANRVHDHPSEPVSRASESVTPGNVAGE; this is encoded by the coding sequence ATGAAACTCGGAATCCTTTCCTGTAGTCCTAGATGCTATAGCACTCGCCGACTTCGTGAGGCAGGTGAGCAACGCGGACATAAGATCAAAATCCTCGACACGCTGAAGTTTGCGATCGACCTGGATCGCGGTGCGCCTGACCTTTACTTCAGACGCAAGCACTTAAGTGAATACGATGCGATTCTTCCACGGATCGGCGCGTCGATCACCTATTACGGCACAGCGGTTGTTCGTCAGTTCGAACAGATGAATGTGTTCTCAACGAACTCGTCATCGGGAATCGTCAACTCACGTGACAAACTTCGCAGCCTTCAAATCCTAAGCCGCCACCAGATCGGCATCCCCAGGACAACGTTCGTTCGCGACAAACGCGATGTCTTGCCGGCGATCGAACGCGTCGGTGGTGCTCCCGTCATCATCAAGTTGCTCGAAGGTACCCAAGGCATCGGCGTCCTCTTGGCCGAAACGATCAAATCAGCCGAAGCAATCGTCGAATTGCTGCAAAGCCAGAATCAAAACGTCTTGATTCAAAAGTTTGTTGCCGAAAGCAAAGGCCGTGACATTCGCGCGTTCGTTGTTGGCGATCAAGTCGTCGCGGCAATGAGACGGGTTGCGCAAGGACAAGAGTTCCGCAGCAACGTTCACCGCGGCGGCAAAACCGAAATGGTTGAACTGACCGATGAGCAACGCGATACCGCGCTGCGAGCGGCGCAGATCATGGGATTGCGAGTTGCCGGTGTCGATATGCTTGAAGGACACGAAGGGCCGCAAATCATGGAGATCAACTCGTCTCCCGGTCTCGAAGGGATCGAACGCTGCACACAGTTAGATGTCGCCGGAGCAATCATCGATCACATCGCCGCTCACGTCGACTTCCCCGAAATGGACCTGCGTCAACGCCTGACCGTCAGCCGCGGATGGGGCGTTACAGAAATCCATATCCCGGAAGGCGCAGACATGGTCGGCAAGACCATCGGTGACTCGGGATTGATCGATAAGAACGTCAACATCTTGACCCTCTATCGCGACGCGACCGTTGTCCCTAACCCACGCGAAGATCGCGTCCTCGCTGCCGGTGATCGTTTGCTATGTTTCGGCAAGCTGGAAACGATGCGTCACTTGGTTCCAAAGAAAGTCCGACGCCAACGGCGACCGCCGGTCCAAGACCTTCCGGAATTGCCCGTTGCCAATCGAGTCCACGACCACCCGAGCGAACCCGTTTCGAGAGCAAGCGAAAGCGTGACGCCAGGAAACGTTGCCGGAGAGTAA
- a CDS encoding succinylglutamate desuccinylase/aspartoacylase family protein, with product MARKKQHVENVWQGEKIEPGQAMDLKFKVGERRTGAAVRVPMHVRRGIQPGPTVFITGALHGDEINGTGAIQQLLLDPQFIIESGTVVLIPVLNMLGFERHERYLPDRRDLNRSFPGTPTGSLASRMAFRIFDEIVSRCDYGIDLHTASVRRTNYPNVRGDLADPAVRRIAMAFGCEVIMDGVGPAGALRSEATANGCPTIVMEGGEVSKVEPGIVQSAVRGISNVLRELEMLKGEIERPRYQVVVEQSKWLRANKGGFMQFHIVPGELVERDQPVATIFDLLGHVQTTISCPFDSVVIGMNTLPAVSPGEPICHLGQLPADKSMSLLRRSRLQVDGLEEKLVDQLSSNIVVVSPDEIES from the coding sequence TTGGCCAGAAAGAAACAGCACGTCGAAAATGTATGGCAGGGCGAAAAGATCGAGCCCGGCCAAGCGATGGATTTGAAATTCAAAGTCGGCGAGCGCCGTACCGGTGCTGCCGTTCGTGTCCCGATGCATGTCCGACGTGGGATTCAGCCAGGGCCAACCGTTTTTATCACCGGTGCCTTACACGGTGATGAAATCAACGGCACCGGTGCAATCCAGCAGCTGTTGCTCGACCCTCAATTTATTATCGAAAGCGGCACCGTCGTTTTGATCCCAGTCTTAAACATGCTGGGTTTTGAACGACACGAACGATACCTTCCCGATCGACGCGATTTGAACCGTTCCTTTCCCGGCACCCCGACAGGGTCGCTCGCAAGCAGGATGGCGTTTCGAATCTTTGACGAAATCGTTTCACGCTGTGATTACGGGATCGATCTACATACCGCATCGGTACGTCGAACCAATTATCCCAACGTCCGCGGTGACCTCGCCGACCCGGCGGTTCGCCGCATCGCGATGGCATTTGGCTGCGAAGTCATCATGGATGGCGTCGGCCCCGCAGGCGCACTTCGCAGTGAAGCCACCGCGAACGGATGTCCGACAATCGTCATGGAAGGCGGCGAGGTTTCCAAGGTCGAACCCGGCATCGTTCAGTCAGCGGTGCGCGGTATCTCCAACGTCCTTCGCGAATTGGAAATGCTCAAAGGCGAAATCGAGCGACCTCGATACCAAGTCGTCGTCGAGCAAAGCAAATGGCTGCGTGCCAACAAAGGCGGCTTCATGCAGTTCCACATCGTTCCCGGCGAACTGGTTGAACGGGATCAACCGGTCGCAACGATATTCGACTTGCTCGGTCACGTGCAGACAACAATCTCTTGCCCGTTTGATTCCGTCGTCATCGGCATGAACACGTTGCCTGCTGTCAGTCCCGGGGAACCGATTTGCCATTTGGGACAGCTGCCTGCTGACAAAAGCATGTCGCTGTTGCGACGAAGTCGACTCCAAGTCGACGGACTGGAAGAGAAACTGGTGGACCAACTGTCCTCCAATATCGTCGTTGTCTCACCCGATGAGATCGAATCGTAA